The region GCGGCCATCCACTGGCGCGAAACCACCGGGCTGGGCACCATGATCGAGTTTTCCCAGGTGCAGGCGGCCACCCGCTGCCTGGGTTATACCACACCCATGTACGGCCGGTTCGGCATTGTGCGCCAGCGCTGGGGCAACTGGGACACGCAGCTAAGTGTGCACGGCATCATTCTGTGCGGAAAATCCGACTTTCCGGATGTTAAAAACCCGCAGGACAAACATGATGCCCGCTACGTCATGGTCTCGGCCTTCCAGGATGCGGATTTCAAAGAGCTGTGCGCCATCACCGGGATGAAAGATCTTTACAATAAGTACAAGGCGCACAAGGACCGGGTCGAGGCCGAGACTCAAGTGGAAATCTATGCTGCCCTGGAAAGGTGGGCCGAGGATAAGTCCAGGTCGCAAGTGGTAAAGATCTTGCAAGATGCCGGACTGCTGGCTGAACCGGTGATGAACGACAGGGAAGTTTACGAGTGCGATCACTACCGGCAGAGAGGCACCATCCGGTGGCTGGATGACCCCATCTTCGGTGACGTCCTCACCCAGAGCGGTTACAGCTCGGGATTAATGTCCAAGTCGCCCAGGAGACAGAACTGGATTTGGCGGCCGGTGGGTGCCGATAACGTGAAGATCTACCATGAGCTGCTCGGTTATCCGACTGCCACTATTGAAGAGTGGTACAATAAGAGCTGGATATAAAAGGAGGAGAGCGCCGTGTGTGATATTATCTGGTGTAAAAAGGAAATTAATGGCAAAAAGTGTAACACCGTTAATTATCTGGACCCTTACTGTTTCTGGAACTGGGAGGGAACCGTAAACTGTGCCGAATGCAAAACGGTGTACTACATTCACATGATTCAGGGTTTTATGTACAAGGGCCCTGAGGAGAAACCAGGCGTAAAGCCGGACACCAGCCCGCTGTATGCGGATAAGCCTCTGGAGGGTTACAAGAACTATTTGCCGGGCATCGAAGGCCGAACCAGACCGTATCAATGTCTGCCCAGGGATATCTACCTGGGCAAAGCCGACATGGTCAAGTTCAGCGCCAGGGGCCGGCCCGTGAGAGGCTGGCGCCCGCAGCCCCCGTCTGCCGGCATCGCCGGAAGCTTTGGCTTTGAATGGGATATTCAGAAACTGTCCCCCGAAGTATGGGAGGAGTATCAGCAGAAACTGGCGAAAGGCGAAGTAGGCGAATGGTAAAAAAAGAAAGGAGTGTTACATGGCAGAGTTAACACCTGAAGAATTTCTGGACACTGTTCTGGTGCCGGAAAAACAAAGTGATCATATATGCTGGCAGTGCAGGTACTTGAGGCCGGTTCTCAAAGGTTCCAAGTTTCCGCCCGCAGATATCATCGGCTGGTGCATGAAAATCCACTGGCCCGACTACTGGTGCGTTGCGGACTTCAACGTGGTCAAGAAGTGTTACGCTCTTGAGCCGAAAAAAAAGAGGTAGGATAAAGGATCTTTAAGACCTGTTGAGGCAGGTGGAGACTGGAGAAAGCACAAAAGG is a window of Candidatus Desulfatibia profunda DNA encoding:
- a CDS encoding CoA transferase, encoding AAIHWRETTGLGTMIEFSQVQAATRCLGYTTPMYGRFGIVRQRWGNWDTQLSVHGIILCGKSDFPDVKNPQDKHDARYVMVSAFQDADFKELCAITGMKDLYNKYKAHKDRVEAETQVEIYAALERWAEDKSRSQVVKILQDAGLLAEPVMNDREVYECDHYRQRGTIRWLDDPIFGDVLTQSGYSSGLMSKSPRRQNWIWRPVGADNVKIYHELLGYPTATIEEWYNKSWI